From one Paenibacillus terrae HPL-003 genomic stretch:
- a CDS encoding ABC transporter permease, translated as MNWYLRSLGTRKIVEFIVLVIFVIFFLGPLTNLLLLAVSGKWQYPAPLPQSLSLEWWKFVLTQDDVLSSISLSFLIAITVTVCSIIVCVPAAYAFARISFPLSKWFLFSFLLTHAFPKMGLYVSIAVLFYKFGLMNTFAGIVLIHMVNTLMYMTWIPSSAFRSVHRAQEESARDAGAGPLRVFWKITFPMALPGIVVASIFTFLASLDEAQGTLLVGTPDYKTMPVIMYSIIADYPSTTGAVFSVILTLPTVILLLAARRFVSADVLAGGFQVK; from the coding sequence ATGAACTGGTATCTTCGCTCACTTGGCACACGCAAAATTGTGGAGTTCATCGTGCTCGTTATTTTTGTCATTTTTTTCCTGGGGCCTCTGACCAATCTGCTGCTGCTGGCAGTTTCGGGAAAATGGCAGTATCCTGCACCGCTGCCACAGAGTTTGTCACTGGAATGGTGGAAATTTGTATTGACACAGGATGATGTGCTCAGCTCCATATCTTTATCCTTCCTGATCGCTATTACCGTTACAGTCTGCTCGATTATCGTATGTGTTCCCGCTGCCTACGCCTTCGCGCGGATTTCGTTTCCGCTTAGCAAGTGGTTTTTGTTTTCATTTTTGCTCACGCATGCTTTTCCGAAAATGGGATTGTACGTGTCCATCGCGGTGTTGTTCTACAAGTTCGGGCTGATGAACACCTTTGCGGGCATTGTATTGATCCACATGGTGAACACGCTGATGTACATGACCTGGATTCCTTCCTCTGCGTTCCGCAGCGTCCATCGCGCTCAAGAGGAATCTGCCCGGGATGCCGGGGCGGGACCGTTACGGGTTTTCTGGAAAATTACGTTCCCCATGGCGCTGCCCGGCATTGTGGTCGCTTCCATTTTTACATTTCTCGCTTCATTAGATGAGGCGCAGGGAACGCTGCTCGTCGGGACACCGGACTATAAAACGATGCCTGTCATTATGTATTCCATTATTGCGGATTATCCGAGTACCACGGGTGCTGTATTTTCTGTCATTTTGACTCTGCCCACGGTGATCCTGCTGCTGGCCGCAAGGCGTTTCGTAAGCGCGGACGTGCTGGCTGGCGGATTCCAGGTGAAATAA
- a CDS encoding adenylosuccinate synthase — protein MSTVVVVGTQWGDEGKGKITDYLAESAEVVARYQGGNNAGHTILIDGKKYKLSLIPSGVFYEDKKCVIGNGMVVNPAALIEEITYIHDNGFSTKNLVISDRAHVIMPYHITLDVLEEDRKGPNQIGTTRKGIGPAYMDKAARNGIRIADLLDAEEFEKKLRHQTKEKNQMIEQVYGGKPLDVEEILKQYLEYAEFIRPYVGDTSVVLNDAIDANQKVLFEGAQGVMLDIDQGTYPYVTSSNPSAGGVCIGSGVGPSKIQQVIGVAKSYTTRVGDGPFPTELNDEIGDYIRETGHEYGTVTGRARRVGWFDSVVVRHARRVSGLTGLSLNSLDVLTGLKTVKICTGYKYRGEVITHYPASLKMLAECEAVYEELPGWSEDITGVKTLEELPETTRNYVQRVSELTGIPIAIFSVGRNREQTNQVLPIYL, from the coding sequence ATGTCAACTGTAGTCGTTGTGGGAACACAATGGGGAGACGAAGGCAAAGGTAAAATTACGGACTATTTGGCGGAAAGCGCTGAAGTGGTGGCCCGTTACCAAGGCGGAAACAATGCTGGTCATACGATTCTCATTGACGGTAAAAAGTACAAGCTGAGCCTGATTCCATCCGGCGTTTTTTATGAAGATAAAAAGTGTGTCATTGGCAACGGCATGGTAGTTAATCCGGCCGCTCTTATTGAAGAAATTACTTACATTCACGATAATGGCTTTTCTACGAAAAATCTGGTCATTAGCGACCGTGCACATGTTATTATGCCATACCACATCACGTTGGATGTGCTGGAAGAAGACCGCAAAGGACCTAACCAAATCGGTACGACGCGTAAAGGGATCGGCCCTGCTTATATGGATAAAGCTGCACGTAACGGTATTCGTATTGCTGATTTGCTGGATGCAGAGGAATTCGAAAAGAAGCTGCGCCATCAAACAAAGGAAAAGAATCAAATGATTGAACAAGTATACGGCGGCAAGCCGCTGGATGTAGAAGAAATACTGAAACAGTATCTGGAGTATGCTGAATTTATCCGTCCTTATGTAGGAGATACGTCTGTTGTGTTGAATGATGCGATCGATGCGAATCAAAAGGTACTGTTTGAGGGCGCGCAAGGCGTTATGCTCGATATCGACCAAGGTACGTATCCGTACGTTACGTCCTCCAACCCGTCGGCTGGCGGCGTATGTATCGGTTCCGGTGTAGGCCCGTCCAAGATTCAGCAAGTCATCGGTGTAGCTAAATCCTACACAACTCGTGTCGGTGACGGTCCGTTCCCAACGGAACTGAATGATGAAATCGGCGATTACATCCGTGAAACAGGCCATGAGTACGGTACCGTTACAGGCCGTGCTCGTCGTGTTGGCTGGTTCGACAGTGTAGTTGTGCGTCATGCCCGTCGTGTCAGCGGACTTACAGGTCTGTCCTTGAACTCGCTGGACGTATTGACAGGTCTGAAAACGGTGAAAATTTGCACAGGCTACAAGTACCGCGGTGAGGTGATTACACATTATCCGGCTAGTTTGAAAATGCTGGCGGAGTGCGAGGCCGTATACGAGGAACTGCCAGGCTGGAGCGAAGACATTACTGGCGTGAAAACGTTGGAGGAACTGCCTGAGACGACTCGTAATTACGTACAACGCGTATCCGAGCTGACAGGCATCCCAATTGCGATCTTCTCTGTTGGTCGTAACCGTGAGCAAACGAACCAAGTGCTTCCGATTTACCTGTAA
- a CDS encoding ABC transporter ATP-binding protein, whose amino-acid sequence MSIQLSIRELTKRFKTGDGVKGISLDVMKGELVTLLGPSGCGKTTVLRSIGGFLDPDSGDIQIQGKSVLKLPPEKRPTAMVFQSYNLWPHMTVYDNLAFGLKIRKVKKAEIDRQVKEALALVRLETAERKTPGQLSGGQQQRVALARALLLKPDVLLLDEPFSALDAKLRMEMREELRDIQTQTGMTMVFVTHDQEEALSISDRIVVMNAGRIEQLSSPQEIYDRPQSLFVAGFIGRINLLKGVSTGRSVSVSGIAFAQEHEYSGESMVGVRPEDIVLTTEENGSLAGTIRQVMILGHYAEVSLDSGTDHLKMFVPRERAADLRSGEQIRFSFSKIVTFPAAQ is encoded by the coding sequence ATGTCCATTCAATTATCCATTCGTGAGTTAACCAAACGCTTTAAGACGGGAGACGGAGTCAAGGGCATTTCACTTGACGTGATGAAAGGGGAACTTGTGACCCTGCTCGGTCCTTCCGGCTGTGGTAAAACAACCGTGCTTCGCTCCATTGGCGGCTTTCTGGACCCGGACAGTGGCGACATCCAGATTCAGGGCAAAAGTGTGCTCAAGTTGCCACCCGAAAAACGCCCGACCGCTATGGTGTTCCAAAGCTATAATTTGTGGCCGCATATGACGGTGTATGACAACCTTGCTTTCGGGCTGAAGATTCGTAAGGTGAAAAAGGCAGAGATTGACCGCCAGGTGAAGGAAGCGCTGGCGCTGGTTCGGCTGGAGACGGCAGAGCGTAAAACGCCAGGACAGCTCTCCGGCGGTCAGCAGCAGCGGGTAGCGCTCGCTCGGGCTCTGCTGCTAAAGCCGGATGTCCTGCTGCTGGACGAGCCTTTTTCCGCGCTAGATGCCAAGCTGCGCATGGAGATGAGGGAGGAGCTGCGCGACATCCAGACCCAGACGGGAATGACGATGGTGTTCGTCACCCACGATCAGGAGGAGGCGCTGTCCATTTCCGACCGGATTGTAGTTATGAATGCGGGACGGATTGAGCAGCTCTCTTCGCCGCAGGAGATTTATGACAGGCCACAGTCGCTTTTTGTAGCGGGCTTTATTGGCCGGATCAATTTATTAAAGGGGGTGAGTACAGGTCGCAGTGTGTCCGTGAGCGGAATTGCGTTTGCGCAGGAGCATGAATACAGCGGTGAATCCATGGTCGGTGTAAGGCCAGAGGATATTGTTCTGACGACGGAAGAAAACGGCTCTCTAGCCGGAACGATCAGACAAGTGATGATTCTCGGGCATTATGCGGAGGTTTCGCTGGATAGCGGTACCGATCATCTGAAAATGTTTGTGCCCCGTGAACGGGCGGCTGATCTGCGCAGTGGAGAGCAAATCAGATTCAGCTTCAGTAAAATTGTTACTTTTCCAGCAGCACAGTGA